The Osmerus eperlanus chromosome 9, fOsmEpe2.1, whole genome shotgun sequence genomic sequence TTTGCTCTGGCAGATGGGCCACTCCAAGCCATTCAAATTGATTTCCCTCTGGCAATCACAACCGTTTATCTGGTATGGGCTGGGTGTGACTCATACAGTACATTCCCTACTACAGAAGCATAACATTGCTACCTCATCAGATGTGCCTACTCAAACAAGCATCCGCTTGTTTCTTCTCAGACTCACAGAGTACAAATAGACTCTGTGGTATAGTAGAGGCAAGGTTACCTGAGGCTCTCTCACTGAATGGCGGGAGACTCTGACAAAAGAGGTCTATTATTGGACCATATAATACAAAATCACAAGTGGATGGCTAATCCCTGGAACCAATGTGGTTCTTTGGACTGGCGCAGAGAGGATTATGACAGACCTGATGACTTGGCCTGTCTATTAGCTCTAAGAATAAGGTGGCAGTCCAGGAAATATACAGTCCCAAatctctctgttctccaggGCTTCGACCACTAGTGGTTGGTGATTTAGTGTAGATTATCGTCTACTAGTGTGCTTTGCTAAATGCTGTGCCAGATGATTGCTTTAAGACAAATGTGGACTAGTGACAAATCCAGGCTTTATTAGTTCTTCCATCACTCAAATGACTGGGCTATACCTAACAGGACATAGTGACCTTGAATGAAACTTACGCTCCGATACATAGAACCCCAGTGTTGTCTTGAGGAACTCGGACACCTCCACTGATCTCCTCTCCAGCacttcctcatcttcctcctcctcctctacatccCCCTCTCGCTGGTAAGTGAACTCCAGAGCAGCAGCCCGGGGGACCAGTCCCATGGAGATCAGCTTCTCCTTATGACGTTTCTTCTTCAATTTCCTTCGCTTGTTTTTGCTGAGTCGTTCTCCGCCCTCCTCCATGGTTGCATCCAAGCCGGGGCGATCAGTGTTGGATGCGCCAGCCTGGCCGGTCTTCACCTTCACGGCGCGTGCTCCAGAAGCATGCTCCAAcgtcttcttctttcttcttctccttctccttctttgctgttcttcttcttctacatCGTCGCCGTCTTCTCTGCTCTGGCTGGAGATTTCCTCTGAAAGGAGAAACAGGGTTAACGGAAGAGAAAGTTTGGGTGTTTTTCAAAACTATCCTGAGGAACAGCTTTTCATCACGGCTCTAGTCTTGATGTTCTGCCCTGTCATCCATATTCATCATTGCTAGTAACCATTTCGATACACATGGACTTCTAAATGTGTTTGTGATCCATTGGCACTCATTTCACAGTGTATATTTTGACTTTGCAAAACCCTCGCTAATCCTGAAGAATCCTCTAGGGATGAGGGGCTGGATTGAGGCTcatggacggatggatggatggatgaatgtgtGATCTCAGAATGATCAAAGAGGAGCAAGTCAACATTGCTTTACCTCTACGCCTGCAGTttaaaacctgggacaatgcccatgtgaaggagagagtgacCGATTTCCTCAGAGGAACTGATGGGTGGCGAGCCTGTCTAGGATTTAGCAACCAAGCGACCAACTGTAGTGTTCAAGATAGAGAATGAGCGagaaacacatgcagacacacactcaacacactccAACTCAGGGCTCCATGGTCCAAGGGGTGGTGGGCACCATAAAGCAAGCTCTGTATAAACCATCATGTTAGGCCTCGTCCATGTCCAGCTGTGAATGGAGGTGGAAATTGTCTGTGTCCAAAAAATTTAAGAACCGGTAATGATTATTCACAGCATACAACTAATCATAATAGGCATGGGAGAGCTGATTTGCTGGTGGAGACCAATTATATGAATGTTGCAGATGCCAAGCAGAGACGGTTCGATAATATATGCTAATGAAACACGTGTGGTTCAGAGAGGTTCAGCTCAATCAATGGAGGTACAaggatatacagttaggtccataaatatttggacattgacacaattttcatcattttggctctgtataccaccacaatggatttgaaattaaacaatcaagatgtgctttaagtgcagactttcagctttaatttcagggtatttacatccaaatcaggtgaacggtgtaggaattacaatacattttatatgtgggcccccccctttttaagggaccaaaagtaattggacaattggctgctcagctgttccatggccaggtgtatgttattccctcatgggagttcgttatttcattgacaaggagcagataaaaggtctagagttcatttcaagtatggtatttgtgtttggaatctgttgccgtcaactctcaatatgaagtccaaagagctgtcaccatcagtgaagcaagccatcgttaggctgaaaaatcaaaacaaacctatcagagagatagcaaaaacattaggtgtggccaaatcaactgtttggtacattcttaaaaagaaagaacccactggtgagctcagcaacaccaaaagacccggaagaccacggaaaacaactgtggtggatgacagaagaattatttccctggtgaagaaaaaccccttcacaacagttggccagatcaagaacactctccaggaggtaggcgtatctgtgtcaaagtcaaaaattaagagaagacttcaccagagtaaatacagagggttcaccacaagatgtaaaccattggtgagtctcaaaaacaggaagaccagattagagtttgccaaaaaacatctaaaagagcctgtacagttctggaacaacatcctatggacagatgagaccaagatcaacttgtacctgaatgatgggaagagaagagtatggagaagggaaggaactgctcatgatccaaagcatgccacctcatcagtgaagcatggtggaggtagtgttatggcgtgggcatgtatggctgccaatggaactggttcccttgtatttatcgatgatgtgactgctgacaaaagcagtaggatgaattctgaagtgtttctggcaatattatctgctcagattcagccaaatgcttcagaactcataggacggcgcttcacagtgcagatggacaatgacccgaagcatactgcgaaagcaaccaaagagttttttaaggcaaagaagtggaatgttctgcaatggccaagtcaatcacctgacctaaatccaattgagcatgcatttcacttgctaaagacaaaactgaagggaaaatgccccaagaacaagcaggaactgaagacagttgcagtagaggcctggcagagcatcacaagggacgaaacccagcgtctggtgatgtctatgggttccagacttcaggctgtcattgactgcaaaggatttgcaaccaagtattaaaagtgacaattagatttatgattatgttagtttgtccaattatttttggtcccttaaaaaaggggggggcacatataaaatgtgttgtaattcctacaccgttcacctgatttggatgtaaataccctgaaattaaagctgaaagtctgcacttaaagcacatcttgattgtttcatttcaaatccattgtggtggtatacagagccaaaatgatgaaaattgtgtcaatgtccaaatatttatggacctaactgtaagttGCCCTGCcctatggaacacacacacacacacacacacacacacacacactgactcacacaaagaacacagatataaaaaaaaaggtgGTGGTGGATTTTTTGGGCCAATGTCTTAGGGGTGAAAAACTTTGCACATCCAAGGCCTCAGGAGTAAGCTTGACACTAAAACATTGCAGAGATATCAGCTGATTGAGCAGTTCTCTCACTTCACATTTCTACTCCTTCTAAGAACTCCAAAGCTTTGAGGggtcaaggccgtagccatggagtcaacattgggggggacgaattaaattgtttatgataatttcggacagcgtgcgtggttgcctgtcgtagcgtagcacatttatttttatatcaatatattggagGGGACATTTTTACCACATTTAATATTCCAGAACAAGCTAAAGAACAAGGTTTTAAATAAGACATTTTGCCAAAATAGGTTGGTCTACAATAGAAGAACACAAATAATGTAGTTCAGAATTGTATACTATTAACATCCTGTGATTTGTCAAAGTCTCTAGAAATGACTCTGGCATTCAGGGTATTTGAAAACGATTTGTTCTTCAAAAATTCTGCTTATATACAGTAGCTGCCTGTACAAAACCTTCGCCAACACCAACTAATTCCAGACAACACAGTGGCAGACCTCGCTCTCTCTGCATTGGCTGCGTCAAACTTTCAAAGCATGTGAAAGAAAACACTCTTAAGATGAAGAAATCCTATTTCATGGGCTGCAATTGGCTAGATAATGAACCAGTAATTTTAGCAAATCTAGCCTACTAGCTCAAGTTTGTAATATAAAGTACTATTAAGCTATCAATTGCTGAATAACTGCCAAGTGACAGACAGCTTCAGTCAAGATCTTAATTTTCTCTAGTTTGCAACATTTCCTAAACCTCTTCATTGGCAAGAATATCAACAGGTTTAGTCAAGTAAAGCCACTGTCTGGAAGCCAGTGAGTTGGGTGAATATCCTGTCTGGACAGCTTAGCGCATTCTGCTCATCCAACTGTTCCATGCCAGGAAAATCATCTCAAAGTCTTTTTCTTAAAACTCAAGGTGTCCTTTGTGGTGCTGTATTCTGGTGATACGATTAGACTACAAGATAACACATTCGCAAGCTGACGGCTCGGTCTACTATTACTAACCTCAAATCATTTCTCTATTTTTGCCCAGAGTCGAGCATGAATTATGCTCATGCATTCACCCCTATGCAAGTTTGACTTTATACACTAGGAAGTTGACCTACTCTATCCCATATCTGTACTCAAAATGAATCTGCAAAATCCAATCTGGTAAGGCTACAGGGATAAAACAAGCCTCGATGACTGTGACTGCGCTCGACACCCCCTCAGCCACCACAACCCGGAATAAATGTATTTGTCACTGGCATTTCCCACAAATGGGACAGCAGAGACAATCAGGGAGAGTGATTGTAACATGGAGAGCGCTGGAGCACATCAAGAGAAACCCTGCAGTAAATCCCTGAGCTTTATAGCATATATCCAACCTCAGACAGTCCATAAACGTGAGATTATAGCCCTCTTACCAGCTGGGTCCCCCGCGGTATTCATGCCTGTTGGCTGAGAGAGCGTGACAGATCCCTCTGCACCTGTCAGGTATCCTTCAGGGGGAGGTAGTGCTGTGTACACTCGTTTGCTAGGGGGGGGCTGGTCTGGTAATAGCCCTTCATCACCTGAGACAGGAAGAACAAACAAGGAAGAAGCACTTCATCCATCTGAGACAATAGGTTATATCAGCTTGGAGCCCTTCATTGAGTGGGATGGGGGTGGTTATTATTATTTGAATTCATACATTTTTCTTCATGAGCTGAGTGTTCTTGACCGGGGTCCAGAGGCAGTGTAGATCAAATAAGCATGACGGGAAATATTGAACCGATAGATTGGCACACATAATAAGATTCGGTTTACCAGTGGCTGTATGCTCACCTGACTCGTGTTGCACCTTGGGCTTTTTGGAAACTGTCGTGAGGGTTGGTTGAGTGTTGGGGATTTGGTCAGGCTTAGGGGGCGAGGGGTAGAGCTTTCGAAGGACCTTTGACTGAAATACTACAGAACAAAACCACATTGCATTAATAACCAACAACTTAGGTGGTATAATTTACCATAATCAGCCACGTATGACCTACGCAGGGCATggctcctacaaatgttttgacCAGTAGCACGTCATGACAGTTGCTTATATCCTGTAGACCCGGTCAATGTAAACTTTCATCCAGCGGTGTgatgtacagtaggctacttcCGTTAAAAAAGCACTTTTATTGTCGGTTGTCAAATTCCTTTGAAGAAAACTATAACTCTTACCGTCTTTTCTATGTGGCATGTCGCAAAATACAGCTTAAGTCCATCAAATTGGCTTTGGAAGAGTCGTGATAGCTAAACACAGTACACTTGCTAGTGTACTGTAGCTAAGTAGCTAGAAAGCTAAGCTAACAACACTTCTAGCTAACGAAATCCAGtctgtgccctctctctctgcatctgtaCACGCCACAGTGAAACACTGTAATATCATAAAACTGGTAGGTTGCGTATAAAAGTTTTGACGAGACAGAAATGAACTAAAACCGTTCCACAGCACCTAAAGTCAACCACAGCACTGTCTGCTGCTCTTAGCTATTTTGCTGGGTTGAAGTACACAGTTACAATACAAGGGCTCCCTCTACGTTCATAAGTAGTAATAACATACAACCACATTGACATGCGCAAACCAAGCCAGCTGTGAAGCGGGGTTTGACAGCAGCGCATGGGAAAGCGCGATGCGAATACCAAATAGGTGCCAGTGGCTCAGCATCAGCACCAGAATGGAACGAGTTTAGGAATTGCGCACCCTCAAAACTTGGCTGGACACCTCAGCATGTGAACGGGCTTTGCAAGGGAGGAACTACCTAGAATGTCAGCTCTGAAGAAGGTAAGTCAGTCCATCTGTTCCTTTCTTCTCCCTAaggaacattcattcattttggCACATAAGTAACTGATTTTGTGATTTATAGCACGCTATTGTAGCCCTGTAATGCTGTGTTGAGCTATGCAATGGGTGGGTCTCATCTTTTTATGTAAAGATCATGACTGTCAAAGCATAATTTAATTTAGGATATACCATTTGAAATCATGGGATATGAAATCAAGTTTTAACGTTAGACAATAACACAGAGAACCTCTGGACTAATTTTAGGATACCTTTTCAATTTGATCATTCCCAGAAATAATGCAAAGCTTCTTTCTTTTTCAATGTAGTAAATGTTTTCTTCAGGAACACTTTTGGCTTGGTCTCTGGTCGTGCACAACTTGTGTCCCAGAGGAAGGTGTAAAAGATGCACAACTTCTCAGGCAAAAAACAGGACTCGTTGCAAAATGTTAACCTTTGAGATGAATGTCAGTGCATGTTTGAGCTCTCACAATCCAACATATTCagtagactcacacacacacaagcacacaccttgTACCAtactcacgcacacaaacactgagcAGCCGTTAGACAATTCATTTGCTGCTGTCTATCTACAGTATGAGACTTAGTGTTGGTGCGTTGGCTTGCCTGCCTGGCAGTGCTGTGTAGCGGCAGAGGAACGCTAGGCTGAGGAAACCCAGTGTGGTGGGATAGACAGGCAGTCGGGCCCATACAGGAGCTGGGTTAACATTTTACCTGACGTCTCAGTGCTGAAGAAACATTGGGACACAGAGATTTCACAAGTGTGACTTGTTTGCCTTTGATCAATACACCAATTGTTATCGATCAATACAGCACTTGCCGTTGATAGATACAGCAACACAACTTGGTGCATTCCGGTGGGACATCATTAGATGACTGTATGGTGATTTGGCAACTGTATAATATCTTGGGGTACAGGTTATTGGATAAGCTTACACACCATTACAGGAACTATTGTCTAAATAATTGTTTTAACAAAATGTGATGGTGTCTAACAATCAACAGAATTTAGGTTGACATTGACCTAGTCCTGAATTGATTTGTTTCTCACATAGGCAGTAATCGGGATAAGATGTGGCTGTGAGTGGTATCATATTTTGTGCACAGCACATTAAGTAATAACATTCTCAGACATCATAGTCAAGGACGTGGGAGACTAAAAATAGGTGTTTTGCAATATGCATGCAATCACTGTGAGTGGCACCATAGCAAACCCCCTGATTTTACCTTGGAATTCCTAAAGTTTACTTATGGTACTGTTTCTGTATTGATACTAATGGAATGGATTTTTCTTTTGCTTGTAGTAGccagcatttatttattttaatcatAGGCAgtcagcattgtgtgtgtgtgtgtgtgtgggggggggggacgacaacTAAGTGCTGGCATTATCCTCGTGTATTTCTACTTCACTCTGAGTTTGAGACAGACTCTTCAGTTGAAACACAGAAACTGCATTTGGTGCCATTTAGCGGTGGAGGCAATGGCCATGCTAATCCGTTGATTGTGTTCATTTATCATGCAGCTGTGTGCAAGAGGGGCTAGATGGAGCGATTTAGAATCAAGCAGGAGTGGAATATGTTGGAAAGAAGCAATGGATGAGGGACAGGCAGAGCTGGTATGAGAAAGAAGATTTTGTAATGATCAtggtttatgcatgtgtgtgtatgtgtgtgtacgtttgtgatGTGTGTAGATGTGCTGTATGCCATTGTATGCATACTCCCATCCATAACCCATTATCCAAAAGATTGTGGGCAGTGACAGAGTGTGACATGTCATCAATATTATCTATTTCCTGGCAGATTATATGCAAGATGGATTTAGGCCACTCAGGCTAAAACCAACTGGACActatctcacctctctcccacaaATCATGTTTAATATCAgcatctcttcatctcttcaaCACAATTCAAACTACATAGAGAAGGTGCTTATCAATACTTCAAAAGAATATTTAAAAAGACCTAATTAAAAACAACAGTTTGACTactaataaaaaagaaaagattcaAGGATAATCCAGAAATAAAAAGTGTCACTTTACTATAGACACTCCTGGGAATAGAAAGTACAGGTGGCAGTTGGAAGATGTTTCTAGAACTTTCTAGACAGTCAGGGTGGCCAGACACCGTGACTGACTGGATCCCCTTTAGTTACTGTCTGTCTCATAAAGAGTGGTGTGATTATCAGACATGCTATTAAGTTGCTGTGCAGTGATTTAATGTTAACAGAATGGAGAGAAGCATGTGGTTTGTCTTTGGCCATTTATGAACTTTCTGCTTGGTTCTGCTTGTCTCACCTTCcaacctatttctctctctctctctctctctctctctctctctctctctctctctctctctctctctctctctctctctctctctctctctctctctctctctctctctctctctctctctctctctctctctctctctgtgcaaaTGAATGCCACCCAGCTTCTCCATTAGTCTGGCTTCAGCAGAGGGTAGCAGTGGAATTTGAGAGGGTGGGATTGAGCTTCATGAATCTGATTGGCACAATGATCCAAATGTGTTGgtttgtacctgtgtgtgtttgtgcgtgcgtgtttgtgtgttactcctctttgcatgcgtgtgtattaTATTGTGTTTGTGGGTTGCTGTTTTGCATGTATgtcgtgcatgtgtgtttctgtgtgcccTTCAATTTTGTGTTGCTGCATGGTTTAGGTAAGTGTGATAGGCTTCCATCTAGCCCAAGGTGTACCTGACTCATCACCGGGTCCATTAGCAAGGTGCACTTTGTTACATCTTCTTAACTCTTAATAGCATAGCCTTTTTTGTGATGGCTTgatcatgggggggggggggggggggggggggatgggggggggatgaaCATGcctatgattttaatgtaaaagcAAACCCTGACTTTAAATGTAGTGTTCGCTTTTGTACAGTAGTGAATTAATATTATAATTGCAATTCACATCGCTGGCAACCTGCCTGGTACCTTTGAAACATTGACCAGAAGGGGCACTCAAACTTAAAGATTTTTGTAAACTCTATGATAAATCGGGCTAGTAGAATCAACTGCATAAATTCTTGATTAGTAACAGGTGTGGGTGATTTGATTAGGCTATAAAGTAAAGCCCCCTCAGTTCCAAAAGCGAGCCGTGATTGCTCCAAAACGCGATTAAGTGCTGTGTATCGGCAAATTAAGTATAGTACTTCCTCTCTCCGATCCACGGTTATTGTATTGACTTCAGGTGTTCGAggaataacattgtgttggataTACGTTAACCTATAGTTATTCAACAGAAACCTAGCAAACTATACTTGACAGTCACAGTGCAGTATTCTTGAACAAACTTCCCAAACCCGTCACAAAACTGTCAGCTCTTATGCAGCTTTAAATTAATTTaactcagggagggagggatcagaCGATGGATGTACCGATATTTCACACTTTCTTTACTCAGGTGGAAAAAACGTTGTCTACCgtagcctacttccacactTAAAAGAGAAGCTGCTGTAACAAGTGCTTTGATCACTAGTTTTACATTTGAAACCAGTTACCGGTCACATTCTACTAAAGCATGGCATATAATGCAGAAATTATTTTGTAGATCTCTACAATATTTGGTTTGTTGTTTAGAAATATTTAGTAGGTTGACTTGCATGACACAATTGGACATATCCATAGGACAATATTAGATATTATCCTTGAAAAATTAATACATCTCTGAAGCAGTTTACAGTTTCCTCAACCATccccacatacagcacacacaaaaGCAGCAAGACACTATATGCAGTGAATCTCATTCAAACCCAACATCCATTCATAAATGTCTGTGCTTTTCAATCAgccccctcttctctttctcttggtccatcttctctctctctctctctctctctctctctctctctctctctctctctctctctctctctctctctctctctttctctctctctctctctcctctctttctacgTCAAATTCCAGCCCTGTCCTATGCTAAGCTTCTGCGCACCTTGCCGGCTGTAGCCAGTCGCTCTTTCCCTGCCATGCAGTAGAAGTCTATAACAGGTCCCCTGTGCTTTTAGCCTGGCTTCCGCcccgaaaaaaaaacatttgccagctagctgtgtgtagatgtgtcacAGTGACCTCTTCCCAACCCCAGCACACTCTCCTTCAGATGTgaggtgtttgtgcgtgtgtgcgtttttTTTTGTCATCCAGTCAGGGTTTTACCATCCAGCTCAAAATATCCCTTCCATCTTGTCCTTTTATTACCTTTTTTTTGTCTACCTCTTACTTGTAATACCATATTTTGTAAATAAGTTGAGATGGTAAGTTCTCAATCAGCACCTTTTTGGTGCTTCAAGCTGTAAAGTGCTGCACTGTACACTTACATGTTCGCTGTATTCAGCTAATGGACCAATTGTTCAGTTCAGAGCTCCTAAACATCCCAATGTGATGTTGATAAAGTTCCAGCATGGCACTTATCCTTTATTTGATCTGCACATTGCTGCTCTTCACAGCTCGACAGGGCAAAGAGGAGTGCATAGGGG encodes the following:
- the LOC134027074 gene encoding glutamate-rich protein 1, whose translation is MPHRKDVFQSKVLRKLYPSPPKPDQIPNTQPTLTTVSKKPKVQHESGDEGLLPDQPPPSKRVYTALPPPEGYLTGAEGSVTLSQPTGMNTAGDPAEEISSQSREDGDDVEEEEQQRRRRRRRKKKTLEHASGARAVKVKTGQAGASNTDRPGLDATMEEGGERLSKNKRRKLKKKRHKEKLISMGLVPRAAALEFTYQREGDVEEEEEDEEVLERRSVEVSEFLKTTLGFYVSEPLAPADRPQVPLAVFEGLLSRVSSRTAPPSALRQLHTLKAQVQLKDTVRLANALEDFQSRSSLSPDETTAVVCLIQYWITDILTL